Within the Streptomyces sp. R41 genome, the region CGGTGAACTCCCGCTCGGCCTCGGCGTGCGGGCAGCCGCGCGGCGGACTCTCGTCGGTGACCCGCTCGAGCGCGAAGACCGCCGTGTCGCCCTGGGACAGCGTGAACTCTGTCCGTACGTCCTTCCCGTCGGACTCGAGCGGCACCGTCGCGGTCAGCGTCAGCGACAGCGCCTCGGAAGCGAACAGAGCGGCGCCGTCCAGTATCCGCAGGGTGTGCGGTTGGGCGCCATAGCCGAAGCGGGGAGCCACCCGGGCTCGGAACGGGATCGTCCCGCGGACGCACACCACCCGCCGGATCAGCCGGTGGCGGTCGGACTCGCCGGCGTGTGTCACGGGCATGAAGTCCTGGATCTCCCCGAGCCCGTCCTCGGTGAAGAACCGGGTGATCAGTACGTTGGTGTCGGGGAAGTAGAACTGTTTCGTCTCGGCAGGCACGGCCGCGGACAGTTCGAACGCCCCGCCCAGGTCCGCGTCCAGGATGGCGGCGAACACGCTCGGGGAGTCGAAGGACGGGCAGCAGTACCAGTCGATGGTCCCGTCGGTACCCACCAGGGCCGCTGTGCGCAGATCCCCGATCAGGCCGTGCTCGGCGATCGGCAGGTACCGGGCTGACGTGTGCTGTGTCGGCGCTCCGGACATCGCAGCGGCCTCTCTACGCTCCTGCCTCCACTATGGCCCTTCGCTGTCGCGGCGGCACCAGGTCGGCCCGGCGGGGACGCCGCCGGACCGCGCACCGCCCCCCCCGGAGCCGTTCCGCTTCCGTCACGCCCTCTCGCGGGCTCGTGCGACATGGTTCTCCACTCCGGCGACCGCGGCGTTCAGCGTGGAGTTGAACATGGTGTCGATCACGTCCTTGGAGGGCGGGGGCGCGTCTTCCCCGTCGGGGCCCGACGGTGCCGGTGGCAGAGTGGCCCACCGCTGCAGTGCCCCGTTCAGTTCGCTGAGCAGCAGACCTGTGAACACACCGACCAGGGTCGCGGCGACGCGCGGAATCTCCTCCTCGGGCAGTTTCGCGGTGGCCAGGATGTTGATCAGTGCCTGCCAGAAGGGGTCCTCCGGCTGCACGTAGTCGGGGCGCGTGAAGGAATACCCCATCAGTTTCGGGTGACGGTGCGACAGTTCGCGGAAGTCCCGGGCCAGTTCACGCAGTCGGTCCTGCCAGGGGATGTCTCCCCGCTCCTCCGCGCTGAACTGCGAACCGACCCGGTGGGCCACGCCGCGCAGCACGGCGTCCTTGTTCGGCACGTGGTGGTACAGCGACATCGGGTTCGCGTCGAGCGCGGTCGCGAGTTTGCGCATGGTGAGCGCCTCGACCCCGTCGGCATCGATGAGCTGCAACGCCATGGCGTAGATGCCGTCCTTGGTGAGCGGTACGTCCCTCTTTCTCGTGCCCCGAGGGGGCTTCCGTTCAGTAGCCATACGGTGTATGGTACCAGCGTCGGCAGCAATAGTGGCACCTTGTCAGTCCCCCGTTCATCCGGCTTCGCGGCGGTGGGGCTGGTTGCGGTGCTGTGCGCGCTAGTGAACGGTGCCGACTGGCGGCGGGCGGTGGACAAGTCCCGGACTGGTGGCCTTGGTGGGCGACGAGGTCGTCAAGGCGCGCGCCTTGAACGGGAAAAGGCACGACTGGAAGCCGTGCTCGAGGAGTGCGGCAAGGCGCTCGAGCAGCGGCTTCAGTGCACTGCCGCCTGAACGCGTGCAGGCATAGAACCAGGCAAGGCGTGTCGGCCGCCCCCCTTCCGTGGTGTGCTCGCCTGCGGCAGCAGATCGCAGGTATGCCCTGCCGAGGGGACCTTGGCGAACCCGGCTTGCCCGCTCTCACGGACTGATGCCGGACCGATCGAGCGCGACGTGGAGATCAGAGGCGCAGCCGCGAGGCGGCACGCGCGCCTGCTCCTCCGGCGCTGCCGTCAGCCGCCAACGCGCATGGATGCAGACCTGGCCTCCGTGATGCGTACTGGCAGGCAGGGGGATTGGCTGCTCACCGGAATGTCGCCGGAGCCGCCGCCGCGGATCGTAGGTGTCCTCCACGGGTTGCACCCACCGGGGGAAGCCCTGTCAAGCCGCCGGCTGACGACGACCGGTCTCGCCCCTCGCCTCCTCCAGCCGGGAGAGCGTTCGGAAGCGCCTGATCTTGATGCGACCCCGCTGCGCGAGCGACGCCGTCCCTGATGAGCCGAACCTGTTTCTCGACCCCAGGCCTGCCGATTGAGGTTCCATACGTCGTATGGTATCACTGAAGGCATACAGCGTATGGAAATCGGGTGCCGCCGTACCGGCGCCCTGCCACACCGAATGGCGCCCTGCCCGCCTTTCCCCTCGAAGGAGCCACCATGACCACACAGCCCGAGACCGACCTGCGGCCCATCCGGTCTCCGCGGGGGGTCCCGCTCTTCGGCCACACGCCGCAGATCCCCAGCACCAACCCGGT harbors:
- a CDS encoding TetR/AcrR family transcriptional regulator, which produces MATERKPPRGTRKRDVPLTKDGIYAMALQLIDADGVEALTMRKLATALDANPMSLYHHVPNKDAVLRGVAHRVGSQFSAEERGDIPWQDRLRELARDFRELSHRHPKLMGYSFTRPDYVQPEDPFWQALINILATAKLPEEEIPRVAATLVGVFTGLLLSELNGALQRWATLPPAPSGPDGEDAPPPSKDVIDTMFNSTLNAAVAGVENHVARARERA